ctcatacacgctcactttgtctttgcacgaaaacccttcgtgtttccgaacaaagaggggcagctgtgagcacgtgatttttgtttcgcacgacaatcgctccaaaaagaaataaaaaataataattggccctgttgtacaattttgaatttctgtgcggcactttgttgatttatttgtgacttcggcccatttttatttatttactttatttaaaataaaattcaaaatatatgtgtcctgcataattcgaaccttAATCCGgccgttaaatagaaaatcatgaataggcatcttcgtccgtgattttatttggtttgactttacttgttttgaaatattttagtgtgtgtgcgaataattgtattaagtgtgtatttatttttttgattttttttgattaattttgtttttaaataaacaaggaaaagaaataaaaaataataaataaaaaaaaagaaaaagaaaagggtccctttattcttccggatttgggccaattttgttaaaattggcccaagcaaacagcccaagacccaggcctgcccggtccagtccagatGATGCCCAgagagagtccaaacgacgtcgtatggatacagtttgatctgggccgttgatctcagattgatcaacggccaagatcacatttcctatacccgcgaacagaacccgacccgtttccacccggaccaacccaaaccccctactaagccaaacgacgacgtttcgtttaaaccttcagatccaagccgtccatctcgtctcatccaacggttgaaatcaatccccccattccatatataagcctcctaccacaccctgcccccctatccaataccccagcttccgtcttcacctccttccccacgaaaccctagccgcccccttatccctcgccattaatcccggcggcatgaacgccgatgacctccgcctgaacaccatagaaccccctcaccgccctgaacatcgatctgttggccgtttagttcgaatcccttcccaccttctcgaatcttcatttgaagattcgagtcggaacccgagttacaccaatcgacctcaacttcgcaccagacagtccccagaccccctcgtgaccaaaccatgtttggtttggtccgaatctgaccagggaagcacgaatcccggatctaatttttggaactttaaaggtcttcgtcgatggtccgtgttttgttcaaactaaaagattaaggtctaatggaccttaatcgaagtgtttctcatctgagaaacacttcgattaaagtccgttcagccttaagaaagttttGTCCGAGTCCGGGtttgaggttttgatttttcaagatttaaggtgagtttctttctcttcctttatttgttttagtccgtgtgattgttTAAAAGTCTGTTCGTATTTGTTTTGAGTTCATCAACTTCTGTTTGGCCACTTTACTTAaacttctgtttgtttgtctaaaatcCCCCCCTTcttattctgataagacatatgtatttgttgtacaataattgagcttcaaatgttgactgagcaattggttcctcgagtaccactttgctcagtcagtataattcgaattatgggttgatactgttaaatgtcggatttttgtttacgattgtgtatgttaatgctaatatagtcgagtcgacatgtgtcgtcaattaatttcaactgtccgaacaataacaaatctatttacttctgctaagcatttgttgagtcaattaagaaccaatttttgtttacttatagttgtttgaattgatcagtaatgtaaaaagatttgtttggtttaaattctgaattggaaggcatgtgcattcgtgcacagcatgtgcattaatgcacctcatgtgctttgtgcacagcctgtggcctgcataaaggcctttgttaagttttaaacaatttgacagcatatgctgtcagatacattccactgcccatacttggctttagtttaaagaagtatttaaaccttttaaaagtgaaatctgccagggaatgttgatggggtttaatacttaattagctaaagttggaattgaaaatggaaggcacatgggaagggtgttgtgatttctgaaaacaggctgtttaaaAAGAGTAGGATAGAGGCTTATAAAAAGAGGGGAGAGACATACAGAAAGGGGACTGGAACTTGGAGGGTTGTAAAAGAAAAAATACTGTGAGGAGTTTGaaaaggagagctgaaatacatacaaaatagacacacatagatagagggagattaagggatagaagggatacacccaacaatcagaaactttcttcctcctattgttattgggttttcagttgtttcaatttgttcaagccaattctgatcctttgaaatcccagttgtgtctattagttgagtgccttcattggtttactactgtgtTTGGTCTGTccggagttctgattctactccactgggtgttgcttttatttggctattgctttctattggccatagttgcatttctgcactcgagcctgttcttgCTACTGCTATTTTGCTCATTATTGTTGCTGCATTTCTAtcctgctgctactgctattTTGATTCCTGATGCTGCTGACCTTCCCCTgtcattctcttcttcctctttgcatttcagcattccaggtacacatttcaaatcctatgtgggtgtaaactgtaaccgttcgaaagcatgaaatgaaaggaattccaagaagtttaaatgtctgtctGTAATGCTCGTGGTCTATTGCTCCTTTCGTATGAATTGATCAGTGTATAATTCAATAGTAAAAATGCCAGTTAGTTAATGCTTAAGCTGAGTTTTAGCCTCTTGTATcttagtttgtagttgtttgttGATATGGGTTAAGTAATGGTGTGGTACGTAGGATGTACAAATATTTGACACAGTGACTGATCAGATTCTTGTTTTAGCTATAATGATAGGatacttccaccttacacaatgatATTCCGATTTATTTTAGTTCCTTCCGTCAAaacccgctaggcagtatataggagcgCGTTCGAACCCCCAATGATAATAATGCTCAGTGGGTTAATTCCCTTAACCTAGCCTAAATGAGTCTAGTTTGAATTCAATTCAAGAGATGTTTCGGATATGAGCCTAGCATTTGTCACGTAATTTCTTTATCACAGTAGAACATTTCTCATAAAAGTAGGACGTCTTTTACTTTAACTAATCAGAAATTGACAAGATTTaggcccaaagcatatacttgagtTAATATGtatcttctttcttctattttagattgaacatagttagaaatgtagccactttaggatatcctttcctaaaatagagatgagcctcgccaaataaaaaatgcaaaattgcggggccctcaataaataaccatgataattatttagaattcaggatagcccatttaataaatttcatggccttctaacaaaataataacgtgttagactccgtaggcgcgtcttaatcatattcttaaattcgggtgcacattgatgtgacccaaatccgaatctcaacgaagtccgaatgtgtcgacgatcacgggtgcattgattgtgacgtggtttgacatgcattttcacgacgttgcaattctataaaaataaatgataataataaaagcggtttaaacttaataaaagcacataggtcacaacatgtatttaaatcagatatttagccattataacaatttaagcgaccgtgctagaaccacgggattcgagggtgcctaacaccttccctcgggtcaacagaattccttacttagaatttctggttcgcagacttcatttggaaaagtcgaaaatttcctcgatttgggattcaagataaaccggtgacttgggacaccaaaagccaaacctttcccaagtggcgactctgaattaaataaataatcccatttcgaatattgtcacttaaattggaaaaactccacccgcgcatttctaacccttcggggcgggcgcgcaaaaaggaggtgtgacaatggccACACTCATGACTCAGATGAGTATTTTAACAAAGAAGATAGATGAGATGGGTACCAAACAGGTGCATATTGTTGACATGACAAATGAAGGTTTGTGTACACCCTGTGTTAATCAGTCTTATGTGTGTTCACGAAGCGGAGAAGGTGAAAATCAAGGGGAAagggaagatatgaattatgttaaCAACTTTGGGGGGCAGAGACAAGGAGGACAACAGTGGAGACTACACCAAATCAACAATACAGACCTAACATGCCTCAGCCTGGGGGCATGCAAGTTCAAGGCCAAATGGTGCCATACCACCAGAGACAACAGGGCTACCCACAGCAGAACCAACAACAGTTGACATATCAGCCACCTCCTTAACAGCAAGATAACAACATGGTAGAGATCAGGGGGATGCTCCAGCAACTCATTAGGACAAATGGTAAGATGCAAGAAAAGTTGGCAGTACATGATTCAGCTATAAAGAACATTGAAACTCAGTTGGGGCAGTTGTCTATGGCTTTAAACAATCGCCCCCAGGGAACATTGCCAGCGGACACAAATATTAACCCCAAGGAGCCAAACCCGAATCAGCTGATGGCAGTAAGTCTCCGAAATGGGAGAGATTTCGACAAAGAGCAGGAGGTTTCACAAGCCAGCAAAGAGACTACGCCAGCCACTCTAATTCTACTAGAGGTAGATGAACCATCAAATCTGACTGAAGTGGTGGTTGAACATGGTCAAGATGAAAAGGGTAAGGCTACGGTAAATGAACAAGCTGCAGAGCAGGTGGTGCATCTTGTACCATAGAACACCAACAGAGAAAAGCCAACAAAcagtgcacaaagggtgataccggCACCATTCCCTCAGAGACTGGTAAAACAATAGAAGGAAGATCAATACAAGAAATTCATGGAGATGCTGTGtcaaattcagttgaatattccttTTATGGATGCCTTGAGGGAGATTCCAGGTTATGCGAAGATGATGAAAGACCTAATGTCACGgaagtttgattttcaggacctatCCACAGTGGCTTTGACGCAGACCTGCAGCACAGTAGTGACCAAACCGATGGCTCAAAAGATGTCAGACCCAGGTAGCTTCACTATTCCATGCACGATTGGGagttatgcctttgcaaaggcattatgtgatttgggagccagcataaatttgatgcctctgGCTGTATACACCAAACTGGGCATTGGCAGAGATAGACCGACTTCGATGCTACTGTAGCTGGCTGACCGCACGATAAAAAGGCCTACTgggattcttgatgatgtgttggtgcaagtgGAGAAGTTCGTGTTCCCTGCAGACTttgttattctggactatcagGTAGATGAGGAGATACCTATCATTTTAGGTAGGCCATTTTTGGCCACTGGGAGAGCACTGATCGATTGTGAGACTgggaattaaaaatgagactgaacgatgaagaagtcatattcaatGTTAAGCAATCTATGAGGAGACCCAGTGAATATGCTAATTGCTCTCTAGTGGAGGCAGTGGATGTGATTCTGCAAGAAGATGAGTGACCCTGACTGCTAAAGATCCATTGGAGGTATGTCTGAcaaatttagaagagatggatggtGAAGGGTTAGCTGAGTGGGTCATGGCACTTGAAGGCCAAGGATTCTGGAAAAGGGACCCTcagttcgagtcccttgagttAGAAAAAAGGGCTACACCTCTAGAAAATCCATCAGTAGAAGAACCACCCAAGCTGAAGCTGAAGCCGCTCCCAGCTCACCTCAGGTACGTTTTCTTAGGCCCTGATTCTACATTGCCTGTTATTATATCATCTGGTTTgctagatgtgcaggtagaacaactCTTACAGGTACTGCAGGAAAGTAAGACTGCCATTGGCTGGACTATGGCAGACATAAAAGGTATCAGCCCAACCTTCTGTAAGCACAAGATTCTCttggaagaagggcacaaaccttccagagaacatcAACGAAGGCTGAACCCGAACATGAAAGATGTAGTAAAGAAGGAAGTGATTAAATGGTTAGATGCAGGAATCATCTTGCCCATATCTGATAGCAATTGGGTCAGCCCTGTCCAATACGTGCCGAAAACGGGGGGAATGACTGTCGTGCAAAAtgagaacaatgagttgatctcaactcgCACAGTCATGGGATGGCGGATTTGAATGGATTACCAAAATTTGAATATAGCCACCCAAAAGGACCACTTCCCCTTCCCTTTCATTGACTAAATGTTGGACAAGCTGGCCGGGCGATCGCACTTCTGTTTCTTAGatggatattcggggtacaatcaggtatcaatagcccccgaagatagagagaaaacatcCTTTACTTGTCCTTATGGCATCTTTgcctttcggagaatgccttTTAGGCTTTTCAATGCGCCGCGACATTTCAACGGTGCATGTTAGTCATTTTCACAGACATGGTGAAGGATAttatggaggtctttatggatgatttctccgtggtgggagattcattcgaggactgtcttcacaacttaagaagagtgctcaaaagatgtgtggagacaaatttagtgttgaactgggagaagtgccattttatggtacaggAAGGGATAGTCCTGGGACATCGAGTGTCCAGTAAAGGAATCAcccctttgtgttttctaatgattgcaggttggcacttgaggagctgaagaagagattggtgactgcacccatcattgttgcacccaactgggagAAATCGTTTGAGCTCATATGCGACACAAGTGACTATGCCATAGGAGCAGTCTTGGTGCAGCAAAAGGGTAAACTGATGCACCCGATTTATTATGCAAGTAGAACGTTAAGCGATGCACAACTCAATTACACTGTGACAGTAAAGGAGATGTTGGCTGTTGTTTTTACATTCGACAAATTCAGGTCATACTTGATTGGCTCGAAAGTTATTGTTTACACTGACCATGCAACAATTAGGTACCTGATagaaaagaaggagtcaaagccaCGCTTGATTCACTGGGTTCTTTTGTTACAAGAATTCGATCTGGAAATACGTGACCGAAAAGggacagagaaccaagtagctgaccacCTCTCAAGTTTAGAAGgagctgaaaagaaggtagaggttgAGGGTATAATAGAGACATTCCCAGATGAACAGTTACTGGCAATGACAATGGAGGAGGCACCatggtatgctgatattgctaattatttagcaagtggtATTGTACCTTATGAACTCTCCTCAATTCAAAAGAAACAGTTCTTCCGTGATTGTTggtattattattgggatgaacctctattgtttaaaatatatgtagataacatgatccggCTGTGTATCCCCGAGAAAGATCAACATTTTGTTTAGCAGGCTTGCCATGCTTCATCATATATTTGACACTTTGGAGGAATTCAGACAGCAGCTAAGGTGTTGGAGTCAGGCTTGTACTAGCCTACTATGTTCAAGGATGCCCATGCTTGGGTCAAAATCTGCGATGATTGCCAAAGGACTGGCAACATATCTCGTAGACACTAGATACCAATGACCACAATTCAATAGGTGGAGATTTTTGACatgtgggggattgacttcatggggccattcatcagctcgtatggtaacaagtacatattggtagcagttgactatgtctccaagtgggtcgaagTGGTGGCTCTCCTGACCAATGACGCTAAAGGGGTACTAggttttttgaagaagaatattttcacacGTTTTGGTACCCCAAGAGCTATACTCAGTGATGGCGAAACCCATTTCTGTAATAGAGCATTCGCACGGCTGTTGGAAAAATATGGAGTTCGTCATAAAGTAACCACCTCGTACCATCCACAATCGAGCGGCCAAGTTGAAGTGTCCAATAGGGAGATTAAAAGTGTCCTCACGAAAACAGTGAATGCAACAAGGACTGACTgggcaaagaaattggatgatgcattgtgggcgtaccgcacagccttcaaaaccccaattggtatgtcaccgtacaagttggtgtttggcaAGGCATGCCACCTCCCAGTGGAGCTAGAGAATAAAGCACTTTGGGCATTGCGGCAGTTAAACTTAGACATGGAGATAGCAGGTACTAATAGAATCACTGGGTTATATGAGCTAGAGGAATTCAGGTTCCAGGCCTTTGAGAGTACtagatt
This genomic stretch from Nicotiana sylvestris chromosome 9, ASM39365v2, whole genome shotgun sequence harbors:
- the LOC138877320 gene encoding uncharacterized protein, whose product is MVEIRGMLQQLIRTNGKMQEKLAVHDSAIKNIETQLGQLSMALNNRPQGTLPADTNINPKEPNPNQLMAVSLRNGRDFDKEQEVSQASKETTPATLILLEVDEPSNLTEVVVEHGQDEKGKATVNEQAAEQLNIPFMDALREIPGYAKMMKDLMSRKFDFQDLSTVALTQTCSTVVTKPMAQKMSDPGSFTIPCTIGSYAFAKALCDLGASINLMPLAVDEEIPIILGRPFLATGRALIDCETGN